One genomic region from Candidatus Lokiarchaeota archaeon encodes:
- a CDS encoding leucine-rich repeat protein, which yields MHSSESDSVPLTYQSKGRQKMVQVRTDAAVVDLKRLCIHKLDLGPLSSCKRMHTLRLGSNNISEIDIKPLAECTNLRYLHLYRNQLESIDLSALASCENFMALSLNENRIQEIDLTPLGECRNLRGLYIKRNRLEQIDIEPLQNCPDLREINLSFNRLHNVALAPLDDCDHLERIDLRGNPIEETDLTHMKESVDIMID from the coding sequence ATGCACTCCTCTGAAAGCGATTCTGTTCCATTGACCTACCAGTCCAAGGGCCGTCAAAAAATGGTACAAGTGAGAACAGATGCTGCAGTTGTTGATTTGAAACGGCTATGCATTCACAAACTCGACTTAGGGCCTCTCTCTTCCTGCAAACGAATGCACACACTTAGATTGGGCTCCAATAATATCTCGGAGATTGATATCAAACCGCTAGCTGAGTGCACAAATCTTCGCTACCTACATCTCTATAGAAATCAACTGGAATCAATCGACCTCAGTGCTCTTGCCTCGTGTGAGAATTTCATGGCTCTTTCACTGAATGAAAACCGAATCCAAGAAATCGACCTGACCCCTTTGGGCGAATGCAGGAATCTAAGAGGGTTGTACATCAAGAGAAACCGACTTGAGCAGATCGATATCGAACCCCTTCAGAATTGCCCAGACCTGCGAGAGATTAATTTGAGCTTCAATCGGTTGCATAACGTTGCTCTTGCCCCTTTGGATGACTGCGACCATCTTGAAAGAATCGATCTCAGAGGTAATCCTATTGAAGAAACCGACCTCACTCATATGAAGGAAAGTGTGGATATCATGATTGATTAG